The DNA segment gtcatttcctcctccagggaatcttcctgacccagggatcgaacctgcggctcctgtgtctcctgaattgcaggcggattctttacccgcttaACGACCGGGGAAGCCCTCTCTCGGTTTAATCAATgaattgtaaaatggaaataattaacGGGACCGACCTCAGGGCTGTTACGGGAAGGAAGCAAAGGGCTTAGTAAACGGTCGACAAACTGCAGCAGTTTTCATTATTGTTAGTACTGAAGCTTTTGGGGATCCCAGGGCGCCGCCTCCTGTCATACGGAGGGGGAAACCTTGGCCCGCTAGACTCCCTGGCGTCCCGACCCCGCCGCGGCGCCTAAAACGCCCAGACCCTGACACCCGGGTAAGGGCAACACTGACCCGACAGTCCCCGACGCGGAAGGTTCCGCTTGTAGTCGATAGGGCCGTAGCCCCCCACCGGGGGCATGTCCTGCTTCACCTTCGACGCCGCCATGCTTGCAGGACCTTGCACTTCCGGTCGCAGGAGGAAGTTACGCAACGGCGATCGACACCATGCTGAGTGTGGCGGAAGCTGCGGCGCAGGTCTCGGGCTCGACTGGGAAACTTAGGGCGCCGCTGCACCTAACCCAGTTCGTGCGAGAGCTCCGTAGCGGGGCCTGGGATCGACTGCGCGCCCCAGCTGCGACCAAAAAGTCcttattttctcttctcctaGATGGAGGCATGGCTTGGTCGGTGTTAAAGCCTGCAGCCCGTCTGGTCGCCAGAGCTCTTGCACCAAAGGACCTTCCCACTCACCATTCCCTCTGGGGCAATGTGAGGCCAGTTAGAAACCCCCAGGCTCCCGAGGGAGCCAGGTATCGtcccatttttctccctttggggCCCCCTGCGGGCAGCCCAGGGGTCTGCAGGGTTAGGACTGGATTACACGAAGTTCGGGGACGGCTGCTGCTCAGATTCGGACTCCTGAGGAGCCGCCCCAACCCCAGGCTCTGATTCCACTCCGGTGACGGTCGAGACGCCTTGCTAGTGTCCTCTCATCGGGAACTGGATCATTCAGAGCGATTATGAGTCACAAAGCCGTAGGGCCTTGAGGAGCGCACCACGGGGCGGGGTcagggcccccaccccccaccctgaggCAGGGTGACGCCCGCGGTCACTTCACAAGGCAGAAATTGTTACCTGGGCAATAAAAGGCACCGCGGAAGAGGGGGCCGGGGAGTGGGCACATGGGGGTGCGGGTGTGCAGGTGCCAAGCGCCATGGGTTAGGCCCGAGATCGGAGTCCGGCCGCCCCCCGACAGCAGCCGCCTCCTGCTCCCCACGCGCCCCAGGCGCCACCATGTCGGGCGACAAGCTTCTGAGCGAACTCGGCTATAAGCTGGGCCGCACAATAGGAGAGGGCAGTTACTCCAAGGTAAAAGTGGCCACGTCCAAGAAATACAAGGGCACAGTGGCCATCAAGGTGGTAGACCGGCGGCGCGCGCCGCCCGACTTTGTCAACAAGTTCCTGCCACGCGAGCTGTCCATCCTTCGGGGAGTGCGGCACCCACACATCGTGCACGTCTTCGAATTCATCGAGGTGTGCAACGGGAAGTTGTACATCGTGATGGAGGCGGCCGCCACCGACCTACTGCAGGCAGTGCAGCGAAACGGGCGCATCCCCGGGGGGCAGGCTCGCGACCTCTTCGCGCAGATCGCCGGTGCCGTGCGCTACCTACACGACCACCACCTGGTGCACCGCGACCTCAAGTGCGAAAACGTGCTGCTGAGCCCTGATGAGCGCCGCGTCAAGCTCACCGACTTCGGTTTCGGCCGTCAGGCTCATGGATACCCCGATCTGAGCACCACCTACTGCGGCTCTGCTGCCTACGCGTCGCCCGAGGTACTGCTGGGCATTCCCTACGACCCCAAGAAGTACGACGTATGGAGCCTGGGCGTCGTGCTCTACGTCATGGTCACCGGGTGTATGCCCTTCGACGACTCGGACATTGCCGGCCTGCCCCGACGCCAGAAGCGCGGCGTTCTCTACCCCGACGGCCTCGAGCTGTCCGAGCGCTGCAAAGCACTAATAGCCGAGTTGCTGCAGTTCAGTCCGTCGGCCAGGCCCTCCGCGGGCCAAGTAGCGCGCAACGGCTGGCTGCGTGCGGGGGACTCCGGCTAGAAGCCGGCGTTCCCACCGTTCCCGCCGCCCCGAGCATTGCGCAAGCGCAGGGCACGCGCAAGAAGCGCGCTTCGGTAGTTCCGCGAAGCCGCTGCGCACCGCTGTGCACGcgcccttcctccttccctactTCGACGCCGGGGGCCGCAGTCGCCCCT comes from the Bubalus kerabau isolate K-KA32 ecotype Philippines breed swamp buffalo chromosome 1, PCC_UOA_SB_1v2, whole genome shotgun sequence genome and includes:
- the TSSK6 gene encoding testis-specific serine/threonine-protein kinase 6, giving the protein MSGDKLLSELGYKLGRTIGEGSYSKVKVATSKKYKGTVAIKVVDRRRAPPDFVNKFLPRELSILRGVRHPHIVHVFEFIEVCNGKLYIVMEAAATDLLQAVQRNGRIPGGQARDLFAQIAGAVRYLHDHHLVHRDLKCENVLLSPDERRVKLTDFGFGRQAHGYPDLSTTYCGSAAYASPEVLLGIPYDPKKYDVWSLGVVLYVMVTGCMPFDDSDIAGLPRRQKRGVLYPDGLELSERCKALIAELLQFSPSARPSAGQVARNGWLRAGDSG